From one Brevibacterium sp. 'Marine' genomic stretch:
- a CDS encoding DUF2993 domain-containing protein, whose amino-acid sequence MTTAQTLQYPQPNERPRRRRRRTTFIVSAVVVVLTLIIGIIAADRIVDYTTEQRIADGLADYGDAEVSVEGFPILTQLASRELNSVHVTADEATYEGVDFTDVDAKLYDVPTNGSKPIGTVDGTAVLPHSTLDELAAEHANLPEGMTFTTVDGELFLKGSMLGQDLLVGIDPKADGRRAVVDATTIKLGSAEFSLDRLPGFLTSEISDIVIDLDFLPAGLELTDITATEAGLQVSLHGSGVSLQ is encoded by the coding sequence ATGACCACGGCGCAGACTCTTCAGTACCCGCAGCCGAACGAGCGGCCTCGACGTCGCCGCCGGCGGACGACGTTCATCGTCTCCGCCGTCGTCGTCGTCCTCACCCTCATCATCGGCATCATCGCTGCCGACCGCATCGTCGACTACACCACGGAGCAGCGCATCGCCGACGGTCTTGCCGACTACGGAGACGCCGAGGTCTCCGTCGAGGGCTTCCCCATCCTCACCCAATTGGCGTCGAGGGAACTCAACTCCGTGCATGTCACCGCCGATGAGGCCACCTATGAAGGCGTCGACTTCACCGACGTCGATGCGAAGCTCTACGACGTTCCGACCAACGGGTCGAAGCCGATCGGCACCGTCGACGGCACCGCGGTGCTCCCCCACTCGACCCTCGACGAGCTCGCCGCCGAGCATGCGAACCTGCCCGAGGGGATGACATTCACCACCGTCGACGGTGAGCTCTTCCTCAAGGGGTCGATGCTCGGTCAGGATCTGCTCGTGGGCATCGACCCGAAGGCCGACGGCAGACGGGCCGTCGTCGATGCGACGACGATCAAGCTGGGTTCGGCGGAGTTCTCCCTCGACCGCCTGCCCGGGTTCCTCACCTCGGAGATCTCCGATATCGTCATCGATCTCGACTTCCTGCCCGCCGGTCTCGAGCTCACCGACATCACCGCCACCGAGGCGGGACTGCAGGTGAGCCTCCACGGATCCGGGGTCAGCCTGCAGTGA
- a CDS encoding SulP family inorganic anion transporter encodes MTTPIPAETADDSHRYRPDPTVLTALTSPRLLTREVLAGLVVGLALIPEAIAFSIIAGVDPKVGLFSAFVMATSIAFLGGRPAMISAATGAVALVIAPVAREHGMDMFIATVMLAGIFQILLAVAGVAKLMRFIPRSVMVGFVNALSILVFAAQVPHVIGVPWMVYPLLAIGIVVLVFMPKLTKVVPAPLITIVVITGIVIVFAIDVPTVSDQGELPRSLPELFIPDIPLTWQTFTTIAPYSLAMALVGLMESLMTAKLVDEITDTHSNKTRESWGQGAANMISGLFGGMGGCAMIGQTMINVRASGARTRISTFMAGAFLLILVVVLGDIVGMIPMVALAAIMMMVCVDTFDWHSIRPSTLTMLPKSETFVMIATVAVVVATGNLAIGVVVGVFVASVLFVRRVAHFVTVERTVVAGAPDDQVDAESPVAQRNETGSASAEAVARYAVRGELFFASSNDLTTQFRYTHDPDRVVIDMSESHVWDASTVAALDAIVTKYEAMGTRVEITGMNAYTETLHARLSGGLG; translated from the coding sequence GTGACGACTCCCATTCCCGCCGAAACCGCCGACGATTCCCACCGCTACCGACCCGATCCGACCGTCCTCACCGCACTGACCTCTCCGAGGCTGCTCACCCGTGAGGTTCTGGCCGGACTCGTCGTGGGGCTGGCCCTCATCCCCGAGGCGATCGCGTTCTCGATCATCGCCGGGGTCGACCCGAAGGTCGGGCTGTTCTCCGCGTTCGTCATGGCCACCTCGATCGCGTTCCTCGGCGGACGTCCGGCCATGATCTCCGCGGCGACCGGAGCGGTGGCGCTCGTCATCGCCCCCGTCGCCCGCGAGCACGGGATGGACATGTTCATCGCCACCGTCATGCTCGCCGGCATATTCCAGATCCTGTTGGCCGTGGCCGGGGTCGCGAAGCTCATGCGATTCATCCCCCGCAGCGTCATGGTCGGGTTCGTCAACGCCCTGTCGATCCTCGTCTTCGCGGCCCAGGTCCCCCACGTCATCGGGGTGCCGTGGATGGTCTACCCGCTCCTGGCCATCGGCATCGTCGTGCTCGTGTTCATGCCGAAGCTGACGAAGGTCGTACCGGCACCGCTGATCACGATCGTGGTCATCACCGGCATCGTCATCGTCTTCGCCATCGATGTTCCCACCGTCAGTGACCAGGGCGAACTGCCGCGCAGCCTGCCCGAACTCTTCATTCCTGACATCCCGCTGACCTGGCAGACCTTCACGACGATCGCCCCCTACTCGCTGGCCATGGCTCTGGTCGGCCTCATGGAGTCGCTCATGACGGCGAAACTCGTCGACGAGATCACCGACACGCACTCGAACAAGACACGCGAGTCCTGGGGTCAGGGAGCCGCGAACATGATCTCCGGTCTCTTCGGCGGCATGGGCGGCTGCGCGATGATCGGGCAGACGATGATCAACGTCCGCGCCTCGGGGGCGAGGACCAGGATCTCGACGTTCATGGCCGGTGCGTTCCTGCTCATCCTCGTCGTCGTGCTCGGCGACATCGTGGGCATGATCCCGATGGTCGCGCTCGCGGCGATCATGATGATGGTCTGCGTCGACACCTTCGACTGGCATTCCATCCGCCCCTCGACGCTTACGATGCTGCCGAAGTCCGAGACCTTCGTGATGATCGCCACCGTCGCGGTCGTCGTCGCCACCGGCAACCTGGCCATCGGCGTCGTCGTCGGCGTGTTCGTGGCCAGTGTGCTCTTCGTTCGGCGGGTGGCACACTTCGTCACGGTCGAACGCACGGTCGTGGCAGGTGCCCCGGACGATCAGGTCGATGCGGAATCTCCGGTCGCCCAGCGCAACGAGACCGGTTCCGCCTCCGCCGAAGCGGTCGCCCGCTATGCGGTCCGCGGCGAACTCTTCTTCGCCTCCTCGAATGATCTGACCACTCAGTTCCGCTATACGCATGATCCCGATCGGGTCGTCATCGACATGAGCGAATCGCATGTCTGGGACGCGTCGACCGTGGCCGCCCTCGATGCGATCGTCACGAAGTACGAAGCCATGGGCACGCGTGTGGAGATCACCGGTATGAACGCGTACACCGAGACGCTTCACGCGCGGCTCTCCGGTGGGCTGGGATAG
- a CDS encoding tetratricopeptide repeat protein, translating to MDPSQENAQPDQGLDLSAVRSKNMPAGQGGQAGSAGAGGGQAGGDPNAVAVPGLVFDVDESTFTSLVAMSDRVPVVIDLWAEWCEPCKQLSPILERVVTSYGGRLVLAKVDVDANPRLQQAFGVQSIPTVVALIKGQPVPLFQSALPEPQVQAYFDELLKLAGENGVTGHAVTGEAESEPAGPAHPEAEDALAKGDFDTAENLFKAALANSPADEEAKFGLARAGLGRRLIDQEPADLIAAADADPKDVEAAKAAADAEVVSGNAAGAFSRLISLIRTTTGEEKESLRLRVLDLFEVLGADDPAVTKARTALMRALF from the coding sequence ATGGATCCCTCGCAGGAGAACGCACAGCCCGATCAGGGACTCGACCTGTCGGCGGTGCGCAGCAAGAATATGCCGGCCGGACAGGGCGGGCAGGCCGGTAGTGCGGGTGCCGGCGGTGGCCAGGCTGGAGGGGACCCGAACGCGGTCGCCGTTCCGGGACTGGTCTTCGACGTCGACGAATCGACCTTCACCAGCCTGGTGGCGATGTCCGATCGCGTGCCCGTCGTCATCGACCTGTGGGCCGAATGGTGCGAACCCTGCAAACAGCTCTCTCCGATCCTCGAACGCGTCGTCACCTCCTATGGGGGACGTCTGGTGCTGGCCAAGGTCGACGTCGATGCGAACCCGCGTCTGCAGCAGGCCTTCGGAGTCCAGTCGATCCCCACGGTCGTCGCGCTCATCAAGGGCCAGCCCGTCCCGCTGTTCCAGAGTGCTCTGCCAGAACCGCAGGTCCAGGCTTACTTCGACGAACTGCTCAAACTCGCCGGTGAGAACGGCGTGACCGGGCACGCCGTCACCGGGGAAGCCGAATCCGAACCGGCCGGTCCCGCCCATCCAGAGGCCGAAGATGCACTCGCCAAGGGCGACTTCGACACCGCCGAGAACCTGTTCAAGGCCGCGCTGGCGAACTCACCGGCCGATGAAGAGGCGAAGTTCGGTCTTGCCCGGGCCGGGTTGGGACGCCGTCTCATCGACCAGGAGCCGGCCGACCTCATCGCCGCCGCCGATGCCGATCCCAAGGACGTCGAGGCCGCGAAGGCAGCCGCTGACGCCGAAGTCGTCAGCGGCAATGCCGCCGGTGCGTTCAGCCGACTCATCTCTCTCATCCGCACCACCACGGGCGAAGAGAAGGAATCCCTGCGACTGCGTGTCCTCGATCTCTTCGAGGTCCTCGGCGCCGATGACCCAGCCGTGACCAAGGCACGGACCGCACTCATGAGGGCACTGTTCTGA
- the mnmA gene encoding tRNA 2-thiouridine(34) synthase MnmA, producing MRVLVAMSGGVDSSVAAARAVDAGHEVVGVHLALSRMPGTLRTGSRGCCTIEDSRDAHRVAGMLDIPFYVWDFSERFKEDIVDDFIAEYAAGRTPNPCMRCNERIKFAALLDRALALGFDAIATGHYAEVLRDDEGRPELHRGEDLAKDQSYVLGVLTSDQLEHCYFPIGATASKAEVRAEAAERGFSVANKPDSYDICFIPDGDTKAWLADKIPMRPGLIKDSEGEVLGEHDGAMTYTIGQRKGLGIEKPARDGKPRFVTGLDPATNTVTVGSRADLAVSHLTGIRTSWAGAAPSDMGDTPETGIDCEVQIRAHADPVPARAWLGEFVAEAPEHEVNPIVDEVEVPAARPAGQLMYVDVDEELSGVAPGQTVVIYRGTRVLGQATIDSTAKDRITPAPEFAGA from the coding sequence ATGAGAGTACTCGTCGCCATGTCCGGCGGAGTCGATTCCTCCGTCGCAGCCGCCCGTGCCGTCGACGCCGGACACGAAGTCGTCGGCGTTCACCTCGCCCTGTCCCGGATGCCCGGGACCCTGCGCACCGGATCGCGCGGCTGCTGCACGATCGAAGACTCCCGCGACGCCCACCGCGTGGCGGGAATGCTCGACATCCCCTTCTATGTCTGGGACTTCTCCGAGAGGTTCAAGGAAGACATCGTCGATGACTTCATCGCCGAATACGCCGCCGGACGCACCCCGAACCCGTGCATGCGCTGCAATGAGCGCATCAAGTTCGCGGCCCTCCTCGACCGCGCCCTGGCGCTCGGCTTCGACGCCATCGCCACCGGCCACTATGCCGAAGTGCTCCGCGATGACGAGGGCCGGCCCGAACTCCATCGCGGTGAGGATCTGGCGAAGGACCAGTCGTACGTTCTCGGTGTGCTCACCTCCGACCAGCTCGAGCACTGCTACTTCCCGATCGGGGCGACCGCGTCGAAGGCCGAAGTGCGCGCCGAGGCGGCCGAGCGCGGTTTCTCCGTGGCCAACAAGCCCGACTCCTACGACATCTGCTTCATCCCCGACGGGGACACGAAGGCGTGGCTGGCCGACAAGATCCCGATGCGTCCCGGACTCATCAAGGACTCCGAAGGTGAGGTTCTCGGCGAGCACGACGGGGCGATGACGTACACGATCGGTCAGCGCAAGGGCCTGGGCATCGAGAAGCCCGCTCGTGATGGCAAGCCGCGGTTCGTCACCGGCCTCGACCCGGCGACGAACACCGTCACCGTCGGGTCGCGCGCCGACCTCGCGGTCTCGCATCTGACCGGCATCCGCACCTCCTGGGCCGGAGCCGCACCCTCGGACATGGGGGACACCCCGGAGACCGGCATCGACTGCGAAGTGCAGATCCGTGCCCACGCCGATCCGGTGCCGGCCCGTGCCTGGCTCGGCGAATTCGTCGCCGAGGCGCCCGAGCATGAAGTCAACCCCATCGTCGACGAGGTCGAGGTGCCTGCCGCACGTCCGGCCGGGCAGCTCATGTACGTCGACGTCGATGAGGAGCTGTCCGGAGTGGCTCCAGGCCAGACCGTGGTCATCTACCGCGGCACCCGTGTGCTCGGCCAGGCCACCATCGACTCTACGGCGAAGGACCGCATCACCCCGGCACCCGAGTTCGCCGGAGCCTGA
- the orn gene encoding oligoribonuclease — translation MSNDRIVWIDCEMTGLDEVRDELIEVAAIVTDFELNPLDEGIDIVIRPSADARANMNEFVTNMHTTSGLITELDAGTTAAEAQAKVLEYVKKHVPEAGKAPLGGNSVGTDKVFLTKQMPELVDYLHYRIIDVSSIKELSKQWFPRAYFQAPAKHGNHRALGDIIDSIIELQYYRKAVFSAEGPSSDEAKSIAAEVAESFSTLTEANASDEG, via the coding sequence GTGAGCAACGACAGAATTGTGTGGATCGACTGCGAAATGACCGGCCTCGACGAGGTGCGGGACGAACTCATCGAGGTGGCCGCGATTGTCACCGACTTCGAGCTCAACCCCCTCGACGAGGGAATCGACATCGTCATCAGGCCCTCGGCGGATGCACGGGCGAACATGAACGAGTTCGTCACGAATATGCACACCACCTCGGGGCTGATCACCGAACTCGACGCGGGCACCACCGCCGCCGAGGCGCAGGCGAAGGTCCTCGAATACGTGAAGAAGCATGTCCCCGAGGCGGGCAAGGCCCCGCTCGGCGGCAATTCCGTGGGCACCGACAAGGTCTTCCTGACCAAGCAGATGCCCGAACTCGTCGACTACCTGCACTACCGGATCATCGACGTCTCCTCGATCAAGGAACTGTCCAAGCAGTGGTTCCCGCGCGCCTATTTCCAGGCGCCGGCCAAGCACGGCAATCACCGCGCACTCGGGGACATCATCGATTCGATCATCGAGCTCCAGTACTACCGGAAGGCCGTGTTCTCCGCCGAGGGACCGAGCTCCGATGAAGCGAAATCGATCGCCGCCGAGGTGGCCGAGAGCTTTTCGACCCTCACCGAGGCGAACGCGTCCGACGAGGGCTGA
- a CDS encoding prolyl oligopeptidase family serine peptidase: MKESPQDVVTAPYGTWSSPLGAAEVAAGAAPIFDAAFRGDEVFYSTKIPAEKARTGLVRTSLSRPGEREQVIPTGFNIRSAVHEYGGASWALDQSSEVIYFVNAADQRVWQIIPGRAPHALTPDTSGRIRYGDLHMSPWGLLCVREDCRSTRRERAIVLLTKHGTTNVLSTHSHFMAWPRLSPDGSTLAFIGWEHPNMPWDGTTLWLVDVRTPATPAVAVLSGDGIERPRRSDPGLPSPTDPGISLLQAEFTSDSSLHVISDHEGHWALYGLDIDPVAVRPLVTDDRQAPAPERIGFDRLRPVIDTGEEIGGALWQLGTRWHLNDGDEVWAHSQAATAALVRRPLSPSATTMSPSSPPWETIDTTGETFGTIELLDLGRTHLLLTAKSTRRPGVLYAVDRVTGLFTEIASERLDTHQGYYSRPSVGELGGVPVVIHPPHNPRFAAPVDELPPFVVSIHGGPTGQATPEMTARTSFFTSQGIGVLEVNYGGSTGFGRAWRDRLRGGWGVVDVEDTVAAVNGLIAAGLADPNRIAISGASSGGWTVLSALASTNVFACGTSYFGVTDLMRFVVDTHDFESHYIDGLVGPWPAAQDEYITRSPIRRTSDITVPVAVMQGDRDPIVPPSQAQEFVDTLQLAGVEYIYRLYKGESHGFVRAETIIDSLESEFGFYVDVFGIPRAHQHG, translated from the coding sequence ATGAAGGAAAGTCCCCAAGATGTCGTCACGGCACCTTATGGAACCTGGTCTTCACCTCTGGGCGCTGCCGAGGTGGCGGCCGGTGCCGCTCCGATCTTCGATGCCGCCTTCCGCGGAGACGAGGTCTTCTACTCGACGAAGATTCCCGCCGAGAAGGCCCGCACCGGCCTCGTCCGTACGTCACTGTCACGTCCGGGAGAGCGTGAGCAGGTCATTCCGACCGGGTTCAACATCCGCTCCGCCGTCCACGAATACGGGGGAGCCTCGTGGGCTCTCGACCAGAGCAGCGAGGTCATCTACTTCGTCAACGCCGCTGATCAGCGTGTCTGGCAGATCATTCCCGGGCGAGCCCCACACGCGCTGACCCCGGACACCTCGGGGCGGATCCGCTACGGGGATCTGCACATGAGCCCGTGGGGGCTGCTATGTGTGCGCGAGGACTGTCGGTCCACCCGTCGTGAACGCGCCATCGTGCTGCTGACCAAGCACGGGACGACGAATGTGCTCTCGACCCACTCGCATTTCATGGCCTGGCCCAGGCTCTCACCCGACGGCAGCACCTTGGCGTTCATCGGCTGGGAGCACCCGAACATGCCGTGGGACGGAACCACCCTGTGGCTGGTCGATGTGCGCACCCCGGCCACACCTGCGGTCGCCGTGCTCAGCGGTGACGGGATCGAACGCCCGCGCAGGTCCGATCCGGGATTGCCGAGTCCGACCGACCCGGGAATCTCGCTGCTCCAGGCGGAGTTCACGTCAGATTCGTCTCTCCACGTCATCTCCGATCACGAAGGGCACTGGGCGCTGTACGGCCTCGACATCGACCCCGTCGCCGTGCGTCCCCTGGTCACCGACGACCGTCAGGCGCCGGCGCCCGAAAGAATCGGATTCGACCGGCTGCGACCGGTCATCGACACCGGCGAGGAGATCGGCGGCGCCCTCTGGCAGCTGGGCACCCGGTGGCACCTCAACGACGGAGATGAGGTGTGGGCGCATTCTCAGGCGGCCACCGCAGCACTCGTGCGCCGCCCGCTCAGCCCTTCCGCCACAACGATGAGTCCTTCCTCCCCGCCCTGGGAGACCATCGACACGACGGGGGAGACCTTCGGCACGATCGAACTCCTCGACCTCGGACGCACCCACCTGCTGCTGACGGCGAAGTCGACCAGGCGTCCTGGCGTCCTCTACGCCGTCGACCGGGTGACCGGACTGTTCACGGAGATCGCCAGCGAACGCCTCGACACCCATCAGGGCTACTATTCCCGCCCGAGCGTCGGCGAACTCGGGGGAGTGCCCGTCGTCATCCACCCTCCCCACAATCCTCGCTTCGCCGCCCCCGTCGACGAACTCCCGCCCTTCGTGGTCTCGATCCACGGCGGACCGACGGGACAGGCGACCCCGGAGATGACAGCCCGCACGAGCTTCTTCACCTCCCAGGGCATCGGCGTCCTCGAGGTCAACTACGGCGGGTCGACCGGATTCGGCCGCGCCTGGCGTGACCGACTGCGCGGCGGATGGGGAGTCGTCGACGTCGAGGACACCGTCGCCGCCGTCAACGGTCTCATCGCAGCCGGACTCGCCGACCCGAACCGCATCGCCATCTCCGGAGCCTCATCGGGCGGATGGACGGTGCTGTCCGCCCTGGCCTCGACGAACGTGTTCGCCTGCGGCACCTCGTATTTCGGAGTCACCGACCTCATGCGCTTCGTCGTCGACACCCACGACTTCGAATCCCACTACATCGACGGCCTCGTCGGACCCTGGCCCGCAGCCCAGGACGAATACATCACCCGTTCGCCGATCCGCCGGACCAGCGATATCACCGTGCCCGTGGCCGTCATGCAAGGCGACCGCGACCCGATCGTCCCACCCTCACAGGCCCAGGAATTCGTCGATACACTTCAACTGGCCGGAGTGGAGTACATTTACCGTCTGTACAAGGGCGAATCCCACGGCTTCGTCCGCGCCGAAACCATCATCGATTCCCTGGAAAGCGAGTTCGGATTCTATGTCGACGTCTTCGGAATCCCCCGCGCCCACCAGCATGGCTGA
- a CDS encoding cysteine desulfurase family protein — MPIYLDHAATSPMPAEVLEVYTKELARRANPSALHAVGQAARMRIEEAREVIARAVGAATSSEVIFTSGGTEADNFALKGLYLARNNGTFTEPARPRVLTTTIEHPAILETVEWLESLGAEAVYLDVDETGRLDLDAALTELRRDPERTALISVMAANNEIGTLQPIAEIGEAAAELGIPFHIDAVQALGQIPLDFAALKATAMTITAHKIGGPVGIGALLLDRAASPTPILHGGGQERSVRSGTLDVAGAVAFAAAVDLVTADLEPRAARLSGLRDHLIDGIESSIDGVRLSGPRGADRLPANAHFTFPGCEGDSLLFGLDARGLATSTGSACSAGVSRPSHVLLACGLDEDSARTTQRFTLGHDTTEADVDALLAALPEVVDQARRAGMVSATPRWMQGAS, encoded by the coding sequence GTGCCCATCTATCTCGATCACGCAGCCACCTCGCCGATGCCCGCCGAGGTGCTCGAGGTGTACACGAAAGAGCTGGCCCGCCGCGCCAACCCTTCCGCCCTGCACGCGGTCGGCCAAGCCGCGCGGATGCGCATCGAAGAGGCACGCGAGGTCATCGCCCGCGCGGTCGGTGCGGCCACCTCGTCGGAGGTGATCTTCACGTCGGGCGGCACCGAAGCGGACAATTTCGCCCTCAAGGGCCTCTACCTCGCGCGCAACAACGGGACGTTCACGGAGCCTGCGCGCCCGCGGGTGCTGACGACGACGATCGAACATCCCGCGATCCTCGAGACCGTGGAGTGGCTGGAGAGCCTCGGCGCCGAAGCCGTCTACCTCGACGTCGATGAGACCGGACGACTCGACCTCGACGCGGCACTGACCGAACTGCGCCGCGACCCAGAACGCACCGCGCTCATCAGCGTGATGGCCGCGAACAACGAGATCGGCACTCTGCAGCCGATCGCCGAGATCGGGGAAGCCGCCGCCGAACTCGGCATTCCTTTCCACATCGACGCCGTGCAGGCGCTCGGGCAGATCCCGCTCGACTTCGCCGCACTCAAGGCGACGGCGATGACGATCACCGCGCACAAGATCGGCGGCCCCGTCGGCATCGGCGCACTCCTGCTCGACCGCGCGGCGTCCCCGACGCCGATCCTCCACGGTGGGGGACAGGAGCGCAGCGTGCGCTCGGGCACCCTCGACGTCGCCGGTGCGGTGGCCTTCGCCGCCGCCGTCGATCTCGTCACTGCAGACCTCGAGCCCCGGGCGGCACGACTGTCGGGGCTGCGCGACCACCTCATCGACGGAATCGAATCGAGCATCGACGGGGTCAGGCTCTCCGGCCCGCGCGGAGCGGACCGCCTGCCGGCCAACGCCCACTTCACGTTCCCGGGATGCGAAGGCGATTCTCTGCTGTTCGGCCTCGATGCCAGGGGATTGGCCACCTCGACGGGTTCGGCCTGTTCTGCCGGTGTCTCCCGTCCCTCCCATGTCCTCTTGGCCTGCGGTCTGGATGAGGACAGCGCCCGCACCACCCAACGCTTCACACTCGGTCACGATACGACCGAAGCCGATGTCGACGCCCTGCTCGCGGCCCTGCCCGAGGTCGTCGACCAGGCACGCCGAGCCGGGATGGTTTCGGCAACACCCCGATGGATGCAAGGAGCATCATGA